aaaattgaaaagtgcgaTGCAttccagcaaaattaaattgctgaatttaatttttgcaattatttgaattttatttgttttattaatttatttgaattgcttttcaagatttttgaTCAATGTGAAAATACgttaagtttaaaaacaatattaccTGTTGATGATGTGTGCGTTGCAGAGTGAATGGACCCTTTGTTGAGGAGCACAACCACCTTCAAGACAAACTCCTTGGGAATGGCGTGGGCGTGAGGAAGCACCTCGTCTCGGAGCTGCTCGATCACTTGGCAGTCGACCGCTTCATCCGTTTCGATTTCTTCGAGTCCCCTGCTTGGAGGTGGCGCCCTGCTGAATCAACACTATTAGCAATCGCACGTCTAGAAGGAGGGTCAACACGTTTACACTTTGGGAAACAGAAACAGGTCCAGGGTTTCCGCGAGGACGGGCCACATGGTTTTGTGGTGCTCCGGCCTCCTCCTCGCGATCGGCAGGCCGACGTGCAGAACTCCTAGCAACTTGGTGATGGCCGCCTTCCATGTGGTTTGCGATGGACATGAGTACTTCATCGACAAAGGCACCCGCAGCGACTAAAACCAAAAAGCGTTTGAAGATTATTGGGATTTCCAATGCAGAAAGAGTTAGTTCTGAACAATGCGAGTTAACGGCTTAGTTTACATGTGGACCAAAACATTctcgaatatttatttaattccaaaaatggaGCGTGACTTGGTagccaaaaactaaaacttaaaatcctaagagtttccttgtaagTAAAGAAGCAGTACCTCCAGGATGTTTTGCAAAGTCTGGTTCTTGATGACCGTCTCTTCCTCGGCAGTTTTCAGAAACAGTTTCACTGCCATGCTGAGACATTTCTCGCCAAAGGGCACATAGTTGACGGCACCCCACTCAGGCTACAGTAAAGAGAGTGATGCATTACTTCATGCTAATCAACAAATGAAGCGCACTTACCCCCATTTGGCAGTTGCTTTTAATCTGAAGATTGCCATACTGCGGGGCCACGCAGGCAAACTTGACGAAAGTCAGcagctgctggaaaatttccGACAGCATGCTTTCCATGTGGGCATTGTCAATCAAAGCGTCCTGAAATCAAGATTATTTGTATAGAAGAGATTTAggttggaaattatttatgaaaatgattttaaagttAGTATGAaacaattcattaatttaaaatttacggGCACTTGATTTTTTGAGTAGTCATTAACatataattatacaaattttgggatctgttaaattttaaattaaaaaatagccttggaataaatttaaatacttgtTGACTAACCTgtagaaattataaatttccagtaaaatgaattattttaccatCTTATTGAGTTTCCATTTATTTCGCGGAATTAAATCCTCTTTTGTAGAACCTTTTAAGCCAGGTTATCTTTTTTACgaatgcatttttcaatcaaaatgtaACATCTTCAGAAAAAACTGTTAGATATCCTCAAAAGTTTCccattaaatattgtttagtGTGTAAATGTTGACCATTTCTTTCGCTCAGGCCTATATAgaatttagtatttttgtaGACTCACACTTTGCAAGGTGGTGAGGGTACTGATGACCGCATCCTGCAGCGGCGAGAGCGCTGACTCGTTGGTCAGCATCTGGAAGGGTGGGTACTCTTGCGAGGGGACTGCCACCGCCTGATGCAGCACCTTGAGCAGCCGGCCTAGCTGGGCCTGTTCGGGCCTGTCAAGGCCCGCGTGCGGCAGCAGCGCCGGCAGCGTCTGCACCAGCGCGGCCAGGAAGGCTTGCGTTGGCACGTACACATCCTCCTCGTTTTCTGGTGGCGGGAACGTGCTCTCCTCGCCAATGCGCAGCCACGAGGTCCACGCCGCGGCCCACAGTGGGCCCCACTGGGTCGGCGGGCCTTCTGTGGCTCCGTCTTCTAGGCCTTTGCCTTGGTACAGCATCTCTTGCAGACACTTCAGGCCTGATAACGAAACCTGCCAAAGTTAGAACTCAGTTTATTCCTTTCCCACATGTCATGACATACAAATTAGAAATGGACAGATTGAacgcattgcaaaataaaaatacatgaatttaaaaaaataataatttaggcATTTCAAAtcctcaaaacattttttgaaataaaattaaaagaaataattgggACTAATTGTCtatttccattaatttaagtttatgtCGGAATAGATTACCATCTTTATACAGTATTGGCGCCAATTAGGATGGTATTGCTCAATAATGGgaaattgaaagcaaaaaacttaatttagcTCTTGATAAAAAGCCGTAAATTGAGAAGAGACTAATTTTTTCGCCTATTGATCAAGTTAACCGATGCATGAACTCACAGACAAATTACCGAATTctaaaacacgaaaaaatcaGTGACAATTTCAAGCTTTTAACCGCCGCAAAAAACACTTATGAATCatgcatttttcatgtttaaatttataaatttatacctcattatttttgttgagtGACGAATACTCGATGAATCCGAGCAAAAGTGACCACGCGTCGGTAAAATCCCCTGCCGACTGTAGAAGCTGCCGTTTCGAGTTGAAAACACGGACAACGTTGGAGAGAGTCATCACCTGCATGCCCAGTTAAGTTAAATCACACTTGAAAAATACCTCAAGAACTCACCTGAGTTTCTGCCCACTGTTTTTGGGCAGTGTTTCTGGAATGGTGAATAAGAATGTTGCCACCAGGGTCAACCTTTTCGCTGCTGGCTGAGCTGGAGAGGCTGCGCACCTTGTCCAGCAGGGGGAACAGCACTTGCCACAACACGGCGTGCAGGGTCGGTTGCCTCAACAGCACGCCGTGCGCGCTGAGGGTCGAGAAGAGGGTTTGCCCGGCTGATTTTCGCACTGAAGGTCGAGGATCAACGCAAAGGTCACCTGGAGAATAAAAACAATGTCACGCGtgatatttagaaaatttcatacAGATTATTTGGAAtccaaataatattcaagAGTTATTTCTAGGTGCTATGCGATTGAAATGCGAGATAATATTACAGGAATGTTGCTGGCCTTCCAACACACCATATGAAAACTGATAGTGATtttgtacttaaaaaaatgaaattccatgtaaagttaaccctaaccaacctaatttttcatattcttCTGACCAACAGTGGCCCAAAATCCagaatttcgaattttctgGCTAAGCCCTCTTttagcaaagaaaattaattgcttcagagatgagaaaaattttgaaaatttatttctgagaCGATTAAATATTGTACttgtgttttgaaaattttattttatattttcaaaaatagctaaatttttgaaaggttgtttggctgattttctcgaaaatttaaagtgcttcctaagtatttttttaactgtacacgattttgcggggaaattcaaTGTCATTCCTCTATGCAGTGGCCTCAAACAATAACCTCTCATTTATTCAGAACGTTGCAAATAGCTGGTATAAAATAAGTTCCACTTGCCTAATCTGGCGTAGAGGCACATCCACAGTTTGTCAAACGGCGGCATATTGGGAGTTCCTGGAAACTCGGGGAAAATTGCCTCCTCACTATTCAACGAACTGGAGAGCTTGTCCTGGTTCTGATAAAAGTAGTCGGAAATGTTCCACTGCAAAACAAACGCACGGTGCCGTGATtgcttatttaaataattcattgagCGCACCATAAGTCCGACAGCTGTTAGAGAAATGTTAAGCTCTTGCGTCTGGAAGCCAAACTTAACGGCAGTGTCGACGCAGAGGGGTAAACACCGCCACGGCATTACGGGCAAAAAATCTGTGATCACCAGCTGCAGGCACTGGAATGCTAGCCGGATCAACACTTCCCTGTCAAAGTTAAAATGGTCTTTGTAACAAATTTCGTCATAAAGGGGTAATGTTTGTTTACCCTTGCTGGTCGTTGACAGCACCAATTATTCCAAGGACTAGAGGCCAGCCGTGAGACAGAATCTCACCAGAACTGTGCAAGATCTGAGgagaataatttgttttataacgGCGAAGCTAAACTTGTTAAAACAGTTACTTGTAAAACGCATTCCAGCTGTTTTTGTCGAACATCACCGTGGGTGTGAGGAACCGCGGACAACTCTGCCAGCGGGCTCAAAAGTAATGTTTGCAGTTTCtgtgaagcaaaatttattagaaaattaattaattaataaaaattaagctgcAAAAAAAACTACTCACTGATGATTTGATAGTGAGGTTtcaaaaaacttgatttttttctctcggctttgaaaaatatttgaatttataactCGCATAGGAGGTTCAGATTTTGCTTAACATACAGGAGAccgaatgaatgaatgatgaaattgggacaaatatttgctgtaattttcattttgttatatttttgttacaatCAATCATCtactcatttaaaaatctgaacaaATGTACAGCCTCCTGAAATTTCTACACTGGTTTTAATCCATGACATGAAAAACAAACCAAGCTCAGCAGTAATCATGCGAgagatttcaattttcatattttctgctTCAAATACCTTATTGTCTTTCAAAGGTGGTTTGTATTTGTGTAGCAGGGCTGCTTTGACCAGGTAAGTGACTGCCTCCACTCCCCACTCGCGCATTCTAATGTGAGGGTGGTGGCAAACTTCTAGCAAGTGGTTGGTCAGTGGCCGCCATAGCACCTCGACCCGCGGCAAGTTGACCAATCCGGTTTCCAGCAGTTTGGCCACCGCAAAGAGGGAAGGTTCCTGCAAAATCTCTGGTTGGTTAGAAATCGGCTTCAGGGAAGGAGGTTGGAGGAAAACTTGCCCTGTTTGAGTAGGCGAGCTCCATCGCCTCTCGCGACAGCTTGCACAGAGCGTCCACCAAGTGGTGCAGTGCCACTTCATCCAAGTACTGACTTGACTCAAATAACCGACTCAACATTGCCGAGAGGACAGGCAAGTCAGCCATCACGGCAGTGGTTATCACCGCATTCGAGTCGGCGGTGCTGCGGCCGGCCTTCAAACTGCCTCCTGTCGAAGGCTTCAAGCCCAGGATCCACACCAAATGCTGAAAATCCTTACGATCAGGATTAAAGGAAACAACgcaattgatttaattaattatttattccattaattttccgaTCATCTTTGCACACTCACgatgtcatttttaatatggctaggtttcaaataattgtatGATCTAGGAAATTCAATATATcattttcagataaattttagattaatttgatattaatgATCAGTTGAAAGATATAATTTAAGTCGATTTCAAACTTActaagttttgaaaaaaataaattataaaaatgcccAGGttcgattaattattttattagtaaTCCTCCTTTACCTTGAAACCTATGAAAAGTAAATATCAAGCCATTATAGAGCTGcatcttaaaaattgtgacatttttaattaggatTAGCAATAAGCCAAGAGGGTTGGATcttcacaaaattgaaaaaccgGCCAATTACCACGTGAATTGAACCTCAAAATGTTcgacaaaattgcaaatatgttatttttaaataatccatcaaaaattatttaaaatatgaatataacATATCTCTTGTGAATAACGCATCATCTCACCTGCAGCGTGGTCAGAATGAGGTACCAGGAGGCGCCGAGGATGGAGCCGTGGCAGTGGGCCAAACTGAGGAGAGCTCGCATGCACTGCAGGTTCTTGGAGGTGAGCATCACAGGTCCTTGCTGCGCACCTGCTGGCCAAGAGACGGACGGCAGAGGAGTTCCCACCGCCACCACCTGCTGCCGAAAGTCGTTCTCGCTGAACGCGTTCAAGTTGTATTGCATGTTTGAGTCGTGTCCATCATGTGGATGACCTGAAACAGACCATttgaatcattaaaaaatatttagaatttccTCTTTTACTTCTATTCAGCGAGGGAGTGACTATGTTTAACATGCTGAGTGCGTAGTGTGGAGGCAGAGACGCTTTGCAGATGGCCGTGATGAACGCATCTCTGGCAGTGTTGATTTCAAGCTGGCCGCACAAACTGCTGAAGGTTTGCATCGACTGCAGCACGTTCTCCATTATAATTTCATCAGTGCTGAAAAGTGTTCAAAAGATTAATATCTTCGTTCTtgaaagggtaaaaatcaatatgCTGGGTTTATTTTGCCACAAATTAgtatgcataattttttttaaataaaactaatagTTGCACCTAGTGTTGgttatttaaagcaaaaaggaATCATTGTGCTGTTTGAAAAgtttaagacaaaaaattgaataatgtGAATTCTAAGCATTTTGTGTTTAGCACAATTTAATCAGTTAATTACCTAGCTTCTAGAAGAGGGCTCAAAGCCGCCAAAAGACCACACCAACTCGAGTTGATTAGCTGAGCGTGCACAGCTTTGCTTTTATGCTTTTCCGACTCTTCCGTGCTCGCCGCCTTTTCTTCCTCGGCATTTTCGACCTTGGATGGGCCGTTGATTGCTAATGATATTGACCGTATTACGTCCAGCAGTGCAGCATAAGCAACAGAGATGCCGTATCCCTCGGGAATGCCAGGCGGCTCGATTCGATCAAGCATGtccaaactgaaaaattgagacgtgaaataaaaaattgacacttaatcattatttaatagggtatatatttaaaccaaatatttgaaagattaaaacagtttaaatttagtcTTAAAGGATAAATACGCATAGATTTTAACTCTTTGGCGCGGGAAATGCAAGATAATCATAtggaaaatgaagaaaatcaaGCGAGAcattcattgaaataaaacaaaattcagaaaaaccatttaatttttaacctacTTTTTAAGTTGCCGACATTATCAAAAAATCCTTTTGCAAGTgccacaatttaaaatagacatcacaaaaaaattggaCTTACTAAGTAGACTTGGCTTGACCAGGTACAAAAGTTGCGGCCAGGGGCAGCCACACGCCCCTGAGGTAGAATCCGGGCTGCGGAGTGACCCCTGGCCCAACCGGCATGCCTGCAAGAAGAGCCGGCGACTGTTCGATGGGTGTTTTCGGGGCTGGATTCAGTTGTGGGTGGACAAATAGTGACTGGACAAAGGCGCCTAGAGAATTGACTATGTCCCTGAAGATTTTGGTTGCGTGCGCCTTGAGGTCGTAGCACTCGCAGAAGGACTCGAGTAGCATGGGCTGCACGCACAGTTTGTGCAGCACCTCAAGCGCGAGTGATCGCTGCCAACAGGGTTTGTCCGGGTCCAGGAATTTGACGATTAGCGAGAGGAATATTTCGCACTCAGTCACCTAGGGAAAAGCCTTGggttacaattttatttttttgttatgttgtttattcttcccaaattcatacaatttaagaacacataaaaatttgtagccaaattgtaattaaatgtatcgtgtaaaaattcaaattgcttttatcttttttgGGGGcctcacaaaatttaaatcgtttaaTGTATCAAATCAcagctatatttatttacagcaATGATAGCCACACCAGCTgaatcagattaaaatttgctatcaGTCCAGTCTTCATGGCAGAAAATTCTTTGCggataaatttgcaattttaacatATATTATGAAAGTAGCTAAAACACGTAATATTGGCGACTGCATTAAGAAAAGTTACAAAAATGTGGAGAGCGTGATGACAGACTCACCAGTAGGCAATGGTACTTCTGTATCAAAATGGAAACAACCCTTAACAGTCTCATGCTGATTGGAAAATAGGGCTTGTCCAGCGAAGAAGCCTGCTGAACGCTCGCTGGCACAGAGTTCCTGTATTTGATGTTAGGCGAAAACAGTTTGATCACCAAAGCACAGACTCGCTCCTTCAATAGAAAGCTGAACTCAGGATGCTGAAATCGAGCTCTGCTTGGGTCACGTTcaggaaaaaagttaaaacggTCTTACATCGAAAAACACGGATGAAAAATGATTGAGAACCGATTCTAGAAGTTCGAGACCAAACGTTCGCGTCATCTCAGTCATACCGATCAACCAGTATGGCTGGTCGGCATTCACAAGCTGCACTAAATCctgtttgtaaaatttaaaataaaatttagagagTACAAAAAAAAAGGATTAATCGCAtggatattttgtaaattttaacagaTCTTTGTAGTCTTGTCTCTAGCTTTTGGGGATGGCTATTTTTATAGAACATGCTCAGCACCACATGCTGTGGGCTATGAGTCTACTGGGTTCCAATAataccgccgagcggataacatggagcccgagtggccgcagaggagcttgggcccaatgtgaccatcttttcgcctccccgcaccgagatCTTTAAATGAAACATCCAACATTTGTCCCTAGAGCCGCTGGAAAAGTGCGAAATCAGCAAGTGGAAAGTCACGCATTCCAATTCAtcgagctatttgagcatatCAAAATCACTTAAATAACCACCATCTTGCCCCACACAACATTTGGTTCTGACATTTGGTAGCCAACATTAAATCCCCGAAATGCTTAAATATCTTCCATTGCCTTGACGCTCCTGAggatgccttaacaatgcgagacaacgggctggtttttacagaagtgataaaaaaattcctgtaTTTCTCAGGATTTCTGTAGCAAAGGTAACAGATTTCatgcaaaatttccatttgatgaAAAGTTGCTTTTTTAACTAGCCACTCAAAGGATGATTATTTTCACTGATTTCATGTGAAAATCATTAAAGGAAAGTTAAAGAAAATGAGTAATCTAGACTAAAAATGCAACTTTAGGggaaaatagttaatttacCTGAAACATTAAGTAGGCGTCAGCGGCACAAGGTCTGAGGCCCTTTGGCGGGGAGCTGCTTAACACTTTGAGCTCCTCCAAGTTGGAGAGCGTTTTGTCCACCGGTTTTGATTCGTTGTCTTCGGCAACGACTCGTTCGAACACCAGCGAAATCAGTTGTCGAACTGTCGCACCGGCTGTATTGATTGTGGTTGAGTCTTTTGCAAAGTGTAGTCGGAAACACAACACCAGGTTCtgcaatcattttaattattattaattcacaTTAAAATGCTCAAGATTATTTACTACACGAGTTGGTGATTAATTGGAAAACTCACaaatagggctgtgaattttaaacggtttttttGGAGCTGATTTGGACGGTTTTTAGACACATCATTTAAGCCAAATTTACACAtcccaaaaagaaaaattatcttaatttgtttgaaaaaagtggatcaggaaaaattacaaataatatacttattattattctgttgaatttttataaaaatgacgaaagaaaaatattgtcaacAAACTCGAGGATAAATTTCTCATCACAGGAGTATTATTCAACAGTTCAgtagtttatattttcaagaacTTTACTCCTTGATTTTGCAATCACACAGTTGCCAAGGAGTGTAATTATTGGCAGAGAGTGTGATAATTTACAGAACATATACACAGGAAACAACCGGCTTACCCTGGCAAGCGTGTCTCCGTGGACGACCGCATTGGTGGTGAGAAGCAAAGTGACGGTCTGCAGCACCTTGACCTCCTCGACGCCGGCCTCCATTAGGCCCCAGAGCGTGTCAGTGATGTGTGCGGCGCACTTAAGGTCCACGACCTGCTGGGTGACCAGCCGCTGGATGACGCCGACGCCCAGACGCACCACCCGAGGATCTTTAGTCTTGCACGCCTCCTGCACGGGGAACATGATCTGGTTGACCACGTAGTGCACGGGCGTCTGCGGGTTTGACATCGCATTTCGCAGCTTGACGATGCCTTCTTCGCAAGACTAAAAGAAGACAagagtgatttaattttgaaattaactctcttttgtttcactttttcatttttctattagCTCTAACAGAGAAACactaaaagtgaaaaatattgtttcccTAACACAAAAATGTTAGTAGCTCAACTAATTTTAGgtcaagcattttattaaactgcattaattagaatttgacATTACATAATTACCTCTCGGGGGTTGGGATATTTCTTTTTGAGTTCAATGGACAAGTTTCTGAGGTCATTTTCAAGCTGCTGGAGAAACTTAATTGCAGGCTCGCTGCCAGTTGTACCTCCTGACCACGAGATTGACATTTTTCTGGAGTGCACCAATGCCACTgtggaattgaaaaataattaatggaagggtttaattttggtttatttctctttaatgtttatgttattttttggaCAGCGGGTTagtaaaatgcattttgtaaaGCTGTTTATTTGTGCTTCCAAAACTCACCAAGGTGCACGATTAGTGTAAAAACTTCTAGTTGGTTTTACCCTCGGTTTGCAAcatcacaataattattatcttgtCGGTCGCACGAATTAACACTCCTGAAATCCAACAATTTTATCAGTGAATACATAATCTATGGGATCGGCCGACGGTCCTCGCACGtccagaatttaaaattacaaagctgccgatatttttaaagctcATAATACCTCATAGAATACggccaaatgaaaaaatgagctTCCAATTTACTAGGGGACAGAGAATAAGGCAAATTTCGTTGAATTCATTTACGAAAAACTCGAAAACCAGAGCAGGTTGTGTGTGATTGGTCTCCGGCTGACGGGTCGAATTTTGACTGCCTAGGTCTGACGTGAGCCAGTGGGGTTAAAGACCGGAGTAGCACATTAAACATCCGGTTCTTCATAAAAATTCGGGATTTTTTCTCcattaaaacttcaaaaatgaaacaaactgAACAAATCACagcattcattttatttacatcaaaagcaaaataattcaagaaaaatacatcAATAAAACTGAAGTTTAtagcataaaattttttttaacggaaTTATCAAAGCAATCTAAAATACATAATGGGTTTCAATTTCCTcatggatatttttcttttaaattaactgcGTCTATACCTATTGATTTGCAAAAGatgagcagaaaaatattttcgcagaGTGGCAGGAATCAGGAAACCAACTTACATGTCTTAACTCCTGAACTAAACACTGTTTTGAAACTATGGCCACACCCCCATCGGTCTGATGTTGAACGATAGCAGCGGCACTGCTTCAATTTCAGTCGAGCTGACGATgggctaatttttattgcttgattTCTATACCAATAAATCACTcaagtgaaattatttttttcaggcctgttttttttcttttttaccttgattataaaatttaattaatagttcTGTTAGAGGGTAATTTGTTTGTGGATTGAAATGCAGGAATTTCGTTTGGTATATAATAATCTGTGGCTTTATTACAAATGATACAAATACAGAGCCGGACATTTTTGCAGTGGCTTGCCTGGTAAAAAAGGCAGCCCCGGCCAAACGAAAACGACACAGCGGCGGCACCGCTCGAAAAGTGCGGCCCGAAGCCTGGCCATGAACGTACGAACGATCACTATGTTTTTTGCACACTCAAAACAGTCTAGCTGCTCGTCCAAATACGCACTCGCAATTTCTCTTCTCATCCGCGACCactacaaaataaatctcttcTTTAAAGTTactttgttgtttttgttttcgcttaacattaaattatcatcatcatcatcatcgcatcatcatttttttcgaTCGATTACAAACTACAAGGGAGAgaattttttcaccaaatatttttccgacgAAGAGGcatgtgatatttttagttatttttttttcttttaaattgtgctAAATGGCGGATCACATTCACATTACAAGATTCATTTCGCGTCACCTTAAATTGAACTAGTTTCTTTTTCGCTTTCTTTGAGTGagtgtgaaatttttgtgtaagtgtatgtgtgtgtgtgagtttgCGTGAAAATCTAAACCAGACAGTGAACCAGGGGACAAAGGGTTTGTGGCGGGCAGCGCAGGTCATCTCATGACCAGCCGCTGACCACGCAATTTGTATTAGCAGGTCTATCGTAATTCTCACATCATATTGGATATATAAGATATATCGTGTCGAATTGAATGTTTACATCATCAATATATATTGTTTCGTTTGCGTGGGTGCATTTGATGCGGAAAATCAACCAATCGAATTGTAATAATACGGCTTTGTTTCAATGAGTGTGGCTCTAATCAGATTAacaatcaatataatataatggCTGATTGCAGAATTACATCAATTCgtcgttttctttttcttctcttcctgatttttgtacaattgtttagaaaaaattagtgTTCTGGGTTCCAATCGGCAATTGGAACGATCACACACTGACgtgatttgtttgtttgttgccCGCCGGCGTTCACGACCAACCGGCGGTTGACAATTCTTCTTCGTTTACAAAGTT
The nucleotide sequence above comes from Cloeon dipterum chromosome X, ieCloDipt1.1, whole genome shotgun sequence. Encoded proteins:
- the mon2 gene encoding protein MON2 homolog isoform X1, which gives rise to MSISWSGGTTGSEPAIKFLQQLENDLRNLSIELKKKYPNPRESCEEGIVKLRNAMSNPQTPVHYVVNQIMFPVQEACKTKDPRVVRLGVGVIQRLVTQQVVDLKCAAHITDTLWGLMEAGVEEVKVLQTVTLLLTTNAVVHGDTLARNLVLCFRLHFAKDSTTINTAGATVRQLISLVFERVVAEDNESKPVDKTLSNLEELKVLSSSPPKGLRPCAADAYLMFQDLVQLVNADQPYWLIGMTEMTRTFGLELLESVLNHFSSVFFDHPEFSFLLKERVCALVIKLFSPNIKYRNSVPASVQQASSLDKPYFPISMRLLRVVSILIQKYHCLLVTECEIFLSLIVKFLDPDKPCWQRSLALEVLHKLCVQPMLLESFCECYDLKAHATKIFRDIVNSLGAFVQSLFVHPQLNPAPKTPIEQSPALLAGMPVGPGVTPQPGFYLRGVWLPLAATFVPGQAKSTYLDMLDRIEPPGIPEGYGISVAYAALLDVIRSISLAINGPSKVENAEEEKAASTEESEKHKSKAVHAQLINSSWCGLLAALSPLLEASTDEIIMENVLQSMQTFSSLCGQLEINTARDAFITAICKASLPPHYALSMLNIVTPSLNRSHPHDGHDSNMQYNLNAFSENDFRQQVVAVGTPLPSVSWPAGAQQGPVMLTSKNLQCMRALLSLAHCHGSILGASWYLILTTLQHLVWILGLKPSTGGSLKAGRSTADSNAVITTAVMADLPVLSAMLSRLFESSQYLDEVALHHLVDALCKLSREAMELAYSNREPSLFAVAKLLETGLVNLPRVEVLWRPLTNHLLEVCHHPHIRMREWGVEAVTYLVKAALLHKYKPPLKDNKKLQTLLLSPLAELSAVPHTHGDVRQKQLECVLQILHSSGEILSHGWPLVLGIIGAVNDQQGEVLIRLAFQCLQLVITDFLPVMPWRCLPLCVDTAVKFGFQTQELNISLTAVGLMWNISDYFYQNQDKLSSSLNSEEAIFPEFPGTPNMPPFDKLWMCLYARLGDLCVDPRPSVRKSAGQTLFSTLSAHGVLLRQPTLHAVLWQVLFPLLDKVRSLSSSASSEKVDPGGNILIHHSRNTAQKQWAETQVMTLSNVVRVFNSKRQLLQSAGDFTDAWSLLLGFIEYSSLNKNNEVSLSGLKCLQEMLYQGKGLEDGATEGPPTQWGPLWAAAWTSWLRIGEESTFPPPENEEDVYVPTQAFLAALVQTLPALLPHAGLDRPEQAQLGRLLKVLHQAVAVPSQEYPPFQMLTNESALSPLQDAVISTLTTLQSDALIDNAHMESMLSEIFQQLLTFVKFACVAPQYGNLQIKSNCQMGPEWGAVNYVPFGEKCLSMAVKLFLKTAEEETVIKNQTLQNILESLRVPLSMKYSCPSQTTWKAAITKLLGVLHVGLPIARRRPEHHKTMWPVLAETLDLFLFPKVRAPPPSRGLEEIETDEAVDCQVIEQLRDEVLPHAHAIPKEFVLKVVVLLNKGSIHSATHTSSTDYDCERKLREEFAKICFETLLQFSLLDNNDLDTKEEGGVAGRLAVTALLLRFQDVLKQYVDEERSSGQCPLPRYRLAEVSFVLKAVATLVMSLKKAPPGKVDKTAWEHLIGLYPYLVNCTSASSSPSVLLSLREALLQFTDLIQPPSSH